A DNA window from Leishmania panamensis strain MHOM/PA/94/PSC-1 chromosome 27 sequence contains the following coding sequences:
- a CDS encoding hypothetical protein (TriTrypDB/GeneDB-style sysID: LpmP.27.0300) — translation MAPFSTECFLRDIKHADKDLRLMALFDLRRCLPSADENGITSDVVNKVLLCLSPEERCEEVQNEAANVLPEMVVKCSQRDVIFQFLLSSITERCILNDSDDTNLQYLSGMTFKNCCLEFASEARRSVAFWQKQIDMVRHLCVGCATQLEIDGLQDTAREILYTAVNTLVPAYKEALGERDVLIKRAVRDFQKTNSIRHASLTLIESLLALVRAATQESVVAESLKLLVTATSSEEYVAYLQLCEVEMRALRSPPMPVVQQVIDSACEHLAHVTKQNDEGDDSTEMLLEVVCSLVQIHSSGKASSWRGTFAAVKDLVTFDSYASGTEEDAYANDVGYDDDYDEYYINDNGTSNSSWKLRMWTIRVLQALVAQHDDKELGMQSLSVAATTLQDHVQAVQLEAVKLVRTVASRSYVHDADCVALITSCCHRLCNLIGGEDDKATMSLIKALVDIFESLADAPSFCESTVPLLLNQVRAHFSTVAASAAAVEGCRCIVESVIQARGDGESLSSETVSLAKELSALCLCGGNLSAMAACITKASDTLAQVYKATRDACVSTVLGNNYGALLENRSFPAACRAAAAESLASWAAAQGLSTLEKPAAALWRALDCDEVKLPVLRALSIMASSSESSASVPTSVLEKVAALAESGSASVRAASVDVLLRRLTAPNTPPLAAPFLQHLMTLFAPGHPLSLSSCELAEVSSLALLIAQLFQHRTEKAVPFYGTYFVGLWEHVARMADAVLWSRSLMNPALNSLTELVGTVYEHESESRLTIEDGVRQFLVSNQLHIPCICMVVRCVSAGSASAVSAFLRTISPQLVERAHLLLCVGEAGQATGLGADWSALVLDSVQSKEGELVRSCGERSFSLCMLHPGNTESILMPCGERAADGGTAGRYYYVKSIKEAATLALSRHRTVFHDAAVSKPLLFLFLQSSVGADLVELYGACTGLLSVFLFDAERSLMIADALFETEASLDTRVTCMVALRYFLSALAERSANVEIYRPTVLRALLQLHRPTDTKESTEPSLLLRSMALRLLTTVLQHSPHWLLCEATRTSIFPNLLTELREDAKLQGTFDLSGYTHRVDRGLECRKLAFESLSAVFRAARHHNVDLVEYCEAEKSVVSMLIMACSSHGSGDRESSINDTAKDLLVRFVESKPEFVFTPPQLDSLVAKLSHDIKWGASLTDSPKTTLLYTIKCLMKLSSQPVFMNHEGFQEVAEVARKSPLLAQSLKL, via the coding sequence ATGGCACCCTTTTCAACTGAATGTTTCTTGAGAGACATCAAACATGCCGATAAGGACCTACGGCTGATGGCCCTGTTTGATCTTCGGCGTTGCCTGCCGAGCGCGGACGAGAACGGCATCACCAGCGATGTGGTCAATAAagtgcttctctgcctttctcccGAGGAGCGGTGTGAGGAGGTTCAGAACGAGGCGGCCAACGTGCTTCCAGAGATGGTGGTGAAGTGCAGTCAGAGAGACGTAATTTTCCAGTTCTTGTTGTCGAGCATCACAGAGAGATGCATTTTGAATGACAGCGATGACACCAACCTGCAGTACCTCAGCGGGATGACTTTCAAGAACTGCTGTCTTGAGTTCGCCAGCGAGGCGCGCAGAAGCGTCGCCTTTTGGCAAAAACAAATTGATATGGTTCGGCATCTCTGCGTCGGCTGTGCGACGCAGTTGGAGATAGACGGCTTGCAGGACACAGCTCGCGAGATTCTTTACACAGCGGTGAACACACTTGTGCCTGCCTACAAGGAGGCGCTAGGCGAGCGCGATGTCCTCATAAAGCGGGCAGTAAGGGACTTTCAGAAAACCAATTCGATCCGGCACGCAAGCCTGACCCTGATTGAGTCCTTGCTAGCGCTTGTAAGGGCGGCAACGCAAGAGAGCGTGGTGGCGGAGTCGCTGAAGCTTCTGGTGACTGCGACATCCAGTGAGGAGTACGTTGCCTATCTCCAGTTATGCGAGGTCGAGATGCGCGCACTACGCTCGCCTCCGATgccggtggtgcagcaggtgATTGACTCCGCTTGCGAGCATCTGGCCCATGTCACGAAGCAGAATGATGAGGGTGACGACAGCACGGAGATGCTGCTCGAAGTTGTCTGCTCTCTCGTGCAGATACACTCAAGTGGTAAGGCCTCATCGTGGCGCGGCACTTTTGCCGCTGTCAAGGATTTGGTCACCTTCGATTCATACGCTTCAGGTACAGAGGAGGACGCCTACGCAAACGATGTCGGGTACGACGACGACTACGACGAGTACTACATCAACGACAATGGGACCTCAAACTCTTCGTGGAAGCTACGCATGTGGACCATTCGCGTCTTGCAAGcactggtggcgcagcacgatGACAAGGAGCTGGGCATGCAGTCCCTGAGCGTGGCGGCGACTACACTGCAGGACCACGTCCAAGCAGTGCAACTGGAGGCTGTGAAGCTGGTACGCACGGTGGCCAGTCGCTCCTACGTGCATGACGCGGACTGCGTCGCGTTGATCACGAGCTGCTGTCACAGGCTCTGCAACCTCATTGGTGGCGAGGATGACAAGGCAACCATGTCTCTTATAAAGGCTCTGGTGGACATCTTTGAATCCCTTGCAGACGCACCCTCGTTTTGTGAGAGcacagtgccgctgctgctgaatcAGGTCCGTGCCCACTTCTCCACAGTGGCAGCTAGTGCGGCCGCCGTGGAGGGATGCCGGTGCATTGTGGAAAGTGTCATCCAGGCACGAGGGGACGGAGAATCCTTGAGTAGCGAGACTGTGAGCCTCGCGAAGGAGCTTTCGGCGTTATGCTTGTGCGGAGGCAACTTGAGTGCCATGGCGGCCTGTATCACAAAGGCCAGCGATACACTCGCGCAGGTGTACAAGGCCACCCGCGATGCATGCGTATCGACTGTTCTGGGCAACAACTATGGCGCTTTGCTAGAGAACCGTAGCTTTCCTGCCGCATgccgtgcggcagcggcggagagTCTCGCAAGCTGGGCTGCAGCCCAGGGTCTTTCGACGCTGGAGAAGCCCGCAGCCGCCTTGTGGCGTGCACTGGACTGCGATGAAGTGAAACTGCCTGTTCTCCGCGCGTTGAGCATCAtggcgagcagcagtgaGTCGTCAGCATCTGTTCCGACGTCTGTCCTGGAGAaagtggcggcgctggctgAGTCGGGGTCAGCAAGTGTGCGGGCGGCCTCTGTCGACGTACTACTGCGCCGCCTTACAGCACCCAATACGCCACCGTTGGCGGCGCCGTTTCTGCAGCACTTGATGACGCTGTTCGCACCGGGACACCCCTTATCGCTCTCTTCATGTGAACTGGCTGAGGTGAGCTCGCTGGCGCTTCTTATTGCGCAACTCTTTCAGCACCGAACAGAGAAGGCTGTGCCGTTTTACGGGACCTACTTCGTTGGATTGTGGGAACACGTTGCTCGGATGGCCGATGCAGTGCTGTGGAGCCGGAGTCTGATGAACCCAGCACTAAACAGCCTCACAGAGCTCGTGGGCACCGTGTATGAGCATGAATCGGAGTCACGATTGACCATCGAGGACGGTGTGCGCCAGTTTTTGGTGTCGAATCAATTGCACATCCCATGTATCTGCATGGTCGTACGCTGCGTGAGTGCCGGCTCCGCGTCCGCTGTGAGCGCTTTTTTGCGTACTATTTCTCCCCAACTTGTGGAAAGggcgcatctcctcctctgtgtgggtgaggCTGGGCAGGCGACCGGGCTGGGTGCCGACTGGTCCGCGCTGGTCCTCGACAGTGTACAGAGCAAGGAAGGCGAGCTAGTGCGGTCTTGCGGCGAGCGGTCGTTTTCTTTGTGCATGCTGCACCCTGGCAACACCGAGTCCATCTTGATGCCGTGCGGTGAGAGGGCAGCGgacggcggcactgctggccGGTACTACTATGTGAAGTCTATCAAAGAAGCTGCAACGCTGGCCCTCTCGCGGCACCGTACCGTATTTCACGACGCCGCGGTGAGCAAGCCCCTgttgtttcttttccttcagTCATCGGTCGGTGCAGACCTCGTGGAGCTGTACGGGGCGTGTACCGGGCTTCTCAGCGTATTCCTGTTTGACGCGGAGCGGAGCTTAATGATTGCTGACGCCTTGTTCGAGACGGAGGCGTCGCTGGATACGCGTGTGACGTGCATGGTGGCCCTGCGCTACTTCCTAAGTGCGTTGGCGGAGCGCTCTGCAAACGTTGAGATCTACCGTCCGACTGTTTTGCGGGCGCTTCTTCAGCTACACCGCCCCACAGACACAAAGGAGAGCACGGAACCATCACTTCTGCTGCGCTCCATGGCCTTACGACTTCTGACTACGGTGCTTCAGCACAGTCCACACTGGCTCCTTTGCGAGGCAACACGCACCTCAATTTTCCCGAATTTGCTGACAGAACTCCGCGAGGACGCTAAGCTGCAGGGTACGTTTGACCTGAGCGGGTACACCCACCGCGTGGACAGGGGACTGGAGTGTCGTAAGCTGGCGTTTGAGTCGCTCTCTGCCGTCTTTCGGGCTGCTCGCCACCACAACGTGGATCTGGTGGAATATTGTGAGGCAGAAAAGTCTGTAGTCAGTATGCTCATTATGGCTTGCAGCTctcacggcagcggcgaccgCGAATCCTCGATCAATGACACCGCAAAGGATCTACTTGTGCGATTTGTAGAGAGCAAACCCGAGTTCGTCTTCACTCCACCCCAGCTTGACTCCTTGGTCGCAAAGTTGTCGCACGATATCAAATGGGGCGCGTCACTAACAGACTCTCCGAAGACGACGCTCCTGTACACCATCAAGTGTCTTATGAAGCTGAGCAGCCAGCCGGTCTTCATGAACCACGAGGGCTTCCAGGAGGTGGCCGAGGTGGCACGCAAGTCTCCATTGCTGGCGCAGAGTCTCAAACTATGA
- a CDS encoding methylmalonyl-coenzyme a mutase, putative (TriTrypDB/GeneDB-style sysID: LpmP.27.0290): MMRRGSILLSAAYPPEWIAAAKKELKNRDPATLTVHSTNGFDIKPIYLRDDVKSHPAMPGFFPYTRGVHSTMYTGRPWTIRQYAGFSTAEESNNFYKAALKNGQQGLSVAFDLATHRGYDSDHSRVAGDVGMAGVAVDSVEDMKLLFKDIPLEKVSVSMTMNGAVIPVLAFFAVAAEESGVSQEKLRGTIQNDILKEFMVRNTYIFPPTPSMRILGDIMAYLSKRQPMFNSISISGYHIQEAGGNGALELAFTIADGLEYIRCAQQRGLAVDDVAPRFSFFFGIGMDFYCEIAKLRAARTLWATYVKKMFNPKNSKSLLLRTHSQTSGWSLTEQDMENNIIRTTIEAMAAVMGGVQSLHTNAFDEAVALPSKQSSRTARNTQIIIQEETHICSVVDPWGGSYMMEALTQEMVKRASAIIDDVEAKGGMTKCIEEGFPKLMVEESAARRQAAIDSGAETIVGVNKYINLDNKVPETLRIDNKKVRAGQIAVLEKIKATRNNAKVQEMLKKVTEACKDEKINILEVAIEAARVRATLGEITSAMEEVYGRYVAKSQVVQGVYSSSYVKGCSKEDQNHIAAIKARIDAFAVKEGRRPRIMVAKIGQDGHDRGAKVVATGLADMGYDVDIGPLFQTPEEVARHAVENDVHICGASSLAAGHRTLIPQLIQELKQLGADDIIVTAGGVIPPEDYQDLYDAGVKLIFGPGTPIPKCAEQMIEVLEARQK, encoded by the coding sequence ATGATGCGCCGTGGCTCTATCTTGCTTTCTGCAGCATACCCACCGGAGTGGATTGCTGCTGCGAAGAAGGAGTTGAAGAACCGTGACCCTGCGACCTTGACAGTCCACTCTACCAATGGATTTGACATTAAGCCAATATACCTCCGTGATGATGTCAAGAGCCACCCAGCGATGCCAGGTTTCTTCCCATACACACGTGGTGTGCACTCGACAATGTATACTGGCCGCCCGTGGACTATTCGGCAGTACGCTGGCTTCTCCACTGCTGAAGAGTCCAACAATTTCTACAAGGCTGCACTCAAGAACGGACAACAAGGTCTCTCTGTTGCCTTTGATCTGGCAACACACCGTGGCTACGACTCCGATCATTCACGTGTGGCTGGTGATGTTGGTATGGCTGGGGTTGCGGTCGATTCAGTCGAGGACATGAAGCTGCTCTTCAAGGATATTCCGCTGGAGAAGGTGAGCGTTTCTATGACCATGAATGGTGCTGTGATTCCTGTTCTGGCCTTTTTCGCGGTAGCAGCCGAGGAGAGCGGTGTTTCGCAAGAAAAACTGCGTGGCACCATCCAGAACGACATTTTGAAGGAGTTCATGGTGCGTAACACGTACATTTTCCCTCCTACTCCCTCAATGCGTATCCTTGGTGATATTATGGCCTACCTGAGCAAGCGTCAGCCGATGTTCAATAGCATCAGTATCAGTGGCTACCACATCCAAGAGGCAGGGGGCAACGGTGCCTTGGAACTGGCGTTCACTATTGCCGACGGCCTCGAGTACATCCGCTGTGCTCAGCAGCGTGGCTTGGCGGTGGATGATGTGGCGCCGAgattttctttcttttttggcATTGGCATGGATTTCTACTGTGAAATTGCGAAACTTCGCGCTGCCAGGACGCTGTGGGCAACGTACGTGAAGAAGATGTTTAATCCAAAGAATTCTAAGAGCCTGCTTCTACGAACGCACTCGCAAACGTCCGGCTGGTCGCTGACCGAGCAGGACATGGAAAACAACATTATCCGTACGACGATTGAGGCAATGGCTGCTGTGATGGGCGGTGTGCAGAGTTTACACACGAATGCCTTCGATGAAGCAGTGGCCCTCCCGTCTAAGCAGAGTTCTCGTACCGCGCGTAACACGCAGATTATCATTCAGGAGGAAACCCACATTTGCAGCGTTGTCGACCCATGGGGTGGCTCGTATATGATGGAGGCGCTGACACAGGAGATGGTTAAAAGGGCTTCTGCAATCATTGATGACGTGGAAGCGAAGGGCGGGATGACCAAGTGCATTGAGGAGGGTTTCCCAAAGCTaatggtggaggagagcgctgcgcggcggcaggcggccATCGATTCTGGCGCAGAGACGATTGTCGGTGTGAACAAGTACATCAATTTAGATAATAAGGTTCCTGAGACGCTTCGCATTGATAACAAGAAGGTGCGCGCAGGTCAGATTGCCGTGTTGGAGAAGATTAAGGCTACTCGGAACAACGCCAAGGTGCAGGAGATGCTCAAGAAGGTGACGGAGGCTTGCAAGGATGAGAAGATCAATATTCTCGAGGTTGCCATTGAGGCTGCACGGGTACGTGCGACGCTCGGTGAGATTACGTCCGCTATGGAGGAGGTCTACGGCCGCTACGTTGCAAAGAGCCAGGTAGTGCAAGGCGTGTACTCCAGCTCCTATGTGAAAGGGTGTAGTAAAGAGGATCAGAATCACATCGCGGCTATCAAAGCGCGCATCGACGCCTTTGCTGTGAAGGAAGGCCGTCGGCCGCGTATTATGGTGGCCAAAATAGGCCAGGACGGACACGACCGTGGTGCAAAAGTGGTGGCAACTGGCCTTGCCGACATGGGCTATGATGTGGATATTGGTCCGCTGTTCCAGACTCCCGAGGAGGTTGCCCGACATGCCGTCGAAAACGATGTGCACATATGTGGCGCTAGCTCACTGGCTGCAGGTCATCGAACACTGATTCCGCAGCTCATCCAGGAGCTTAAACAGCTTGGTGCTGACGATATTATCGTCACTGCGGGTGGTGTGATTCCACCTGAAGACTACCAGGATCTCTATGACGCCGGTGTCAAGCTTATCTTTGGTCCTGGCACGCCCATTCCGAAGTGTGCTGAACAGATGATTGAGGTCCTTGAGGCTCGTCAGAAGTAA